One genomic region from Tripterygium wilfordii isolate XIE 37 chromosome 20, ASM1340144v1, whole genome shotgun sequence encodes:
- the LOC119986542 gene encoding uncharacterized protein LOC119986542 isoform X4, whose amino-acid sequence MGEMNHYINLYPENNFENPHETQLSDLNLRLSLGGIYGGNLKKKPFTRSVPELITHNNGTIELGNFLSLEASGSMPNEEEGQQRRKMKLNGLQHIEAQSKRGNAGEKKSIKANKALPPPSSRFKITWLAIASAENNPAFNRALARIKAGEAYMTHRRRRIKAHRKINTSIGEANKETNLSPDAIDSICDNKKTKETQLSQQEQAERSDLNLGLSLRSICDENFKGKPVTCPSSVTGILTQSKDNGDLGTFLSMAGSWSMPTEGEQEQRRAINSRESQIDFQNRLGKEENGGDKAGKEKASLATNNLPPAPSSSKITTWAAAFVEKNPALHRSLARMKEKEGCMFRKRLRLELL is encoded by the exons ATGGGGGAAATGAACCACTACATTAATCTCTACCCAGAAAACAATTTTGAGAACCCACATGAAACCCAGCTCTCAGACCTCAATCTGAGGCTCTCTCTGGGTGGTATTTATGGTGGGAACTTAAAGAAGAAACCTTTTACAAGATCAGTCCCTGAATTGATAACCCACAACAATGGTACCATTGAACTTGGTAATTTTCTCTCCTTAGAGGCATCTGGGTCAATGCCAAATGAAGAAGAGGGACAACAGAGGAGGAAAATGAAGCTGAATGGGTTGCAGCACATTGAGGCACAGAGTAAGAGAGGTAATGCTGGGGAGAAAAAGTCTATTAAGGCAAATAAAGCACTGCCTCCGCCCTCATCGAGGTTTAAAATAACATGGTTGGCAATAGCTTCGGCGGAAAATAACCCTGCATTCAATCGTGCATTAGCTAGAATCAAGGCTGGAGAAGCATACATGACCCACAGAAGACGAAGAATAA AAGCACATAGAAAGATAAATACTTCAATTGGAGAAGCCAACAAAGAAACTAACCTCTCCCCAGATGCCATTGATAGTATTTGTGAcaacaagaaaaccaaagaaaCCCAATTATCCCAACAGGAGCAAGCTGAACGCTCTGACCTCAATCTTGGTCTCTCTTTGCGAAGCATTTGCGATGAGAACTTCAAGGGAAAACCTGTTACTTGCCCATCATCTGTGACTGGAATTTTAACTCAGAGCAAAGATAATGGTGACCTTGGCACCTTTCTCTCTATGGCTGGATCTTGGTCCATGCCAACCGAGGGCGAGCAAGAGCAAAGAAGGGCTATAAATTCGAGGGAGTCACAAATTGATTTCCAGAATAGGTTGGGGAAAGAGGAAAACGGAGGAGACAAAGCGGGGAAAGAAAAGGCTTCTCTGGCTACTAATAATCTTCCGCCTGCACCATCATCGTCTAAAATAACTACATGGGCAGCTGCTTTTGTGGAGAAAAACCCTGCGTTGCATCGTTCCTTAGCTAGAATGAAGGAGAAAGAAGGATGTATGTTCCGCAAAAGACTACGCTTGG AATTGCTCTGA
- the LOC119986542 gene encoding uncharacterized protein LOC119986542 isoform X2 codes for MGEMNHYINLYPENNFENPHETQLSDLNLRLSLGGIYGGNLKKKPFTRSVPELITHNNGTIELGNFLSLEASGSMPNEEEGQQRRKMKLNGLQHIEAQSKRGNAGEKKSIKANKALPPPSSRFKITWLAIASAENNPAFNRALARIKAGEAYMTHRRRRIKAHRKINTSIGEANKETNLSPDAIDSICDNKKTKETQLSQQEQAERSDLNLGLSLRSICDENFKGKPVTCPSSVTGILTQSKDNGDLGTFLSMAGSWSMPTEGEQEQRRAINSRESQIDFQNRLGKEENGGDKAGKEKASLATNNLPPAPSSSKITTWAAAFVEKNPALHRSLARMKEKEGCMFRKRLRLAYLNMNT; via the exons ATGGGGGAAATGAACCACTACATTAATCTCTACCCAGAAAACAATTTTGAGAACCCACATGAAACCCAGCTCTCAGACCTCAATCTGAGGCTCTCTCTGGGTGGTATTTATGGTGGGAACTTAAAGAAGAAACCTTTTACAAGATCAGTCCCTGAATTGATAACCCACAACAATGGTACCATTGAACTTGGTAATTTTCTCTCCTTAGAGGCATCTGGGTCAATGCCAAATGAAGAAGAGGGACAACAGAGGAGGAAAATGAAGCTGAATGGGTTGCAGCACATTGAGGCACAGAGTAAGAGAGGTAATGCTGGGGAGAAAAAGTCTATTAAGGCAAATAAAGCACTGCCTCCGCCCTCATCGAGGTTTAAAATAACATGGTTGGCAATAGCTTCGGCGGAAAATAACCCTGCATTCAATCGTGCATTAGCTAGAATCAAGGCTGGAGAAGCATACATGACCCACAGAAGACGAAGAATAA AAGCACATAGAAAGATAAATACTTCAATTGGAGAAGCCAACAAAGAAACTAACCTCTCCCCAGATGCCATTGATAGTATTTGTGAcaacaagaaaaccaaagaaaCCCAATTATCCCAACAGGAGCAAGCTGAACGCTCTGACCTCAATCTTGGTCTCTCTTTGCGAAGCATTTGCGATGAGAACTTCAAGGGAAAACCTGTTACTTGCCCATCATCTGTGACTGGAATTTTAACTCAGAGCAAAGATAATGGTGACCTTGGCACCTTTCTCTCTATGGCTGGATCTTGGTCCATGCCAACCGAGGGCGAGCAAGAGCAAAGAAGGGCTATAAATTCGAGGGAGTCACAAATTGATTTCCAGAATAGGTTGGGGAAAGAGGAAAACGGAGGAGACAAAGCGGGGAAAGAAAAGGCTTCTCTGGCTACTAATAATCTTCCGCCTGCACCATCATCGTCTAAAATAACTACATGGGCAGCTGCTTTTGTGGAGAAAAACCCTGCGTTGCATCGTTCCTTAGCTAGAATGAAGGAGAAAGAAGGATGTATGTTCCGCAAAAGACTACGCTTGG CCTATTTAAATATGAACACTTGA
- the LOC119986542 gene encoding uncharacterized protein LOC119986542 isoform X3, with translation MGEMNHYINLYPENNFENPHETQLSDLNLRLSLGGIYGGNLKKKPFTRSVPELITHNNGTIELGNFLSLEASGSMPNEEEGQQRRKMKLNGLQHIEAQSKRGNAGEKKSIKANKALPPPSSRFKITWLAIASAENNPAFNRALARIKAGEAYMTHRRRRIKAHRKINTSIGEANKETNLSPDAIDSICDNKKTKETQLSQQEQAERSDLNLGLSLRSICDENFKGKPVTCPSSVTGILTQSKDNGDLGTFLSMAGSWSMPTEGEQEQRRAINSRESQIDFQNRLGKEENGGDKAGKEKASLATNNLPPAPSSSKITTWAAAFVEKNPALHRSLARMKEKEGCMFRKRLRLVKPI, from the exons ATGGGGGAAATGAACCACTACATTAATCTCTACCCAGAAAACAATTTTGAGAACCCACATGAAACCCAGCTCTCAGACCTCAATCTGAGGCTCTCTCTGGGTGGTATTTATGGTGGGAACTTAAAGAAGAAACCTTTTACAAGATCAGTCCCTGAATTGATAACCCACAACAATGGTACCATTGAACTTGGTAATTTTCTCTCCTTAGAGGCATCTGGGTCAATGCCAAATGAAGAAGAGGGACAACAGAGGAGGAAAATGAAGCTGAATGGGTTGCAGCACATTGAGGCACAGAGTAAGAGAGGTAATGCTGGGGAGAAAAAGTCTATTAAGGCAAATAAAGCACTGCCTCCGCCCTCATCGAGGTTTAAAATAACATGGTTGGCAATAGCTTCGGCGGAAAATAACCCTGCATTCAATCGTGCATTAGCTAGAATCAAGGCTGGAGAAGCATACATGACCCACAGAAGACGAAGAATAA AAGCACATAGAAAGATAAATACTTCAATTGGAGAAGCCAACAAAGAAACTAACCTCTCCCCAGATGCCATTGATAGTATTTGTGAcaacaagaaaaccaaagaaaCCCAATTATCCCAACAGGAGCAAGCTGAACGCTCTGACCTCAATCTTGGTCTCTCTTTGCGAAGCATTTGCGATGAGAACTTCAAGGGAAAACCTGTTACTTGCCCATCATCTGTGACTGGAATTTTAACTCAGAGCAAAGATAATGGTGACCTTGGCACCTTTCTCTCTATGGCTGGATCTTGGTCCATGCCAACCGAGGGCGAGCAAGAGCAAAGAAGGGCTATAAATTCGAGGGAGTCACAAATTGATTTCCAGAATAGGTTGGGGAAAGAGGAAAACGGAGGAGACAAAGCGGGGAAAGAAAAGGCTTCTCTGGCTACTAATAATCTTCCGCCTGCACCATCATCGTCTAAAATAACTACATGGGCAGCTGCTTTTGTGGAGAAAAACCCTGCGTTGCATCGTTCCTTAGCTAGAATGAAGGAGAAAGAAGGATGTATGTTCCGCAAAAGACTACGCTTGG TGAAGCCTATTTAA
- the LOC119986542 gene encoding uncharacterized protein LOC119986542 isoform X1 → MGEMNHYINLYPENNFENPHETQLSDLNLRLSLGGIYGGNLKKKPFTRSVPELITHNNGTIELGNFLSLEASGSMPNEEEGQQRRKMKLNGLQHIEAQSKRGNAGEKKSIKANKALPPPSSRFKITWLAIASAENNPAFNRALARIKAGEAYMTHRRRRIKAHRKINTSIGEANKETNLSPDAIDSICDNKKTKETQLSQQEQAERSDLNLGLSLRSICDENFKGKPVTCPSSVTGILTQSKDNGDLGTFLSMAGSWSMPTEGEQEQRRAINSRESQIDFQNRLGKEENGGDKAGKEKASLATNNLPPAPSSSKITTWAAAFVEKNPALHRSLARMKEKEGCMFRKRLRLGKVLTFSSLFPFVSTSFISMLVCCFLNLVFAILD, encoded by the exons ATGGGGGAAATGAACCACTACATTAATCTCTACCCAGAAAACAATTTTGAGAACCCACATGAAACCCAGCTCTCAGACCTCAATCTGAGGCTCTCTCTGGGTGGTATTTATGGTGGGAACTTAAAGAAGAAACCTTTTACAAGATCAGTCCCTGAATTGATAACCCACAACAATGGTACCATTGAACTTGGTAATTTTCTCTCCTTAGAGGCATCTGGGTCAATGCCAAATGAAGAAGAGGGACAACAGAGGAGGAAAATGAAGCTGAATGGGTTGCAGCACATTGAGGCACAGAGTAAGAGAGGTAATGCTGGGGAGAAAAAGTCTATTAAGGCAAATAAAGCACTGCCTCCGCCCTCATCGAGGTTTAAAATAACATGGTTGGCAATAGCTTCGGCGGAAAATAACCCTGCATTCAATCGTGCATTAGCTAGAATCAAGGCTGGAGAAGCATACATGACCCACAGAAGACGAAGAATAA AAGCACATAGAAAGATAAATACTTCAATTGGAGAAGCCAACAAAGAAACTAACCTCTCCCCAGATGCCATTGATAGTATTTGTGAcaacaagaaaaccaaagaaaCCCAATTATCCCAACAGGAGCAAGCTGAACGCTCTGACCTCAATCTTGGTCTCTCTTTGCGAAGCATTTGCGATGAGAACTTCAAGGGAAAACCTGTTACTTGCCCATCATCTGTGACTGGAATTTTAACTCAGAGCAAAGATAATGGTGACCTTGGCACCTTTCTCTCTATGGCTGGATCTTGGTCCATGCCAACCGAGGGCGAGCAAGAGCAAAGAAGGGCTATAAATTCGAGGGAGTCACAAATTGATTTCCAGAATAGGTTGGGGAAAGAGGAAAACGGAGGAGACAAAGCGGGGAAAGAAAAGGCTTCTCTGGCTACTAATAATCTTCCGCCTGCACCATCATCGTCTAAAATAACTACATGGGCAGCTGCTTTTGTGGAGAAAAACCCTGCGTTGCATCGTTCCTTAGCTAGAATGAAGGAGAAAGAAGGATGTATGTTCCGCAAAAGACTACGCTTGGGTAAAGTCCTCactttttcttcattgtttCCTTTTGTATCAACATCTTTCATATCGATGCTTGTTTGTTGTTTTCTCAATTTAGTCTTTGCGATATTGGACTAA
- the LOC119986542 gene encoding uncharacterized protein LOC119986542 isoform X5, whose product MKLNGFFRRHPFESSEASGSMPNEEEGQQRRKMKLNGLQHIEAQSKRGNAGEKKSIKANKALPPPSSRFKITWLAIASAENNPAFNRALARIKAGEAYMTHRRRRIKAHRKINTSIGEANKETNLSPDAIDSICDNKKTKETQLSQQEQAERSDLNLGLSLRSICDENFKGKPVTCPSSVTGILTQSKDNGDLGTFLSMAGSWSMPTEGEQEQRRAINSRESQIDFQNRLGKEENGGDKAGKEKASLATNNLPPAPSSSKITTWAAAFVEKNPALHRSLARMKEKEGCMFRKRLRLGKVLTFSSLFPFVSTSFISMLVCCFLNLVFAILD is encoded by the exons ATGAAGCTTAATGGGTTTTTCCGCCGACATCCCTTCGAATCATCTG AGGCATCTGGGTCAATGCCAAATGAAGAAGAGGGACAACAGAGGAGGAAAATGAAGCTGAATGGGTTGCAGCACATTGAGGCACAGAGTAAGAGAGGTAATGCTGGGGAGAAAAAGTCTATTAAGGCAAATAAAGCACTGCCTCCGCCCTCATCGAGGTTTAAAATAACATGGTTGGCAATAGCTTCGGCGGAAAATAACCCTGCATTCAATCGTGCATTAGCTAGAATCAAGGCTGGAGAAGCATACATGACCCACAGAAGACGAAGAATAA AAGCACATAGAAAGATAAATACTTCAATTGGAGAAGCCAACAAAGAAACTAACCTCTCCCCAGATGCCATTGATAGTATTTGTGAcaacaagaaaaccaaagaaaCCCAATTATCCCAACAGGAGCAAGCTGAACGCTCTGACCTCAATCTTGGTCTCTCTTTGCGAAGCATTTGCGATGAGAACTTCAAGGGAAAACCTGTTACTTGCCCATCATCTGTGACTGGAATTTTAACTCAGAGCAAAGATAATGGTGACCTTGGCACCTTTCTCTCTATGGCTGGATCTTGGTCCATGCCAACCGAGGGCGAGCAAGAGCAAAGAAGGGCTATAAATTCGAGGGAGTCACAAATTGATTTCCAGAATAGGTTGGGGAAAGAGGAAAACGGAGGAGACAAAGCGGGGAAAGAAAAGGCTTCTCTGGCTACTAATAATCTTCCGCCTGCACCATCATCGTCTAAAATAACTACATGGGCAGCTGCTTTTGTGGAGAAAAACCCTGCGTTGCATCGTTCCTTAGCTAGAATGAAGGAGAAAGAAGGATGTATGTTCCGCAAAAGACTACGCTTGGGTAAAGTCCTCactttttcttcattgtttCCTTTTGTATCAACATCTTTCATATCGATGCTTGTTTGTTGTTTTCTCAATTTAGTCTTTGCGATATTGGACTAA
- the LOC119987178 gene encoding cytochrome P450 CYP736A12-like, giving the protein MQKMSSAIFAILLLVLGFLWFSIFSQSKQGRKLPPGPRPLPVIGNLHVLGTLPHRNLAKLAKKYGSIMSIRLGSVPTIIVSSSDAAELFLKTYDTVFASRPKTQASIFMSYNNTGVAFAEYGPYWRNIRKLCTEELLSVLKVESMAPLRVKELGFLVELIKESVVAGEAVDLSEKIGELIENSAYKMVFGKNNDDKFDIRSLVSEASHLAGTFNVSDYVPFLEPFDLQGLKRRMKAYSKTMDDFIEKMLEEHEKNAKLNQAQDHRDFIDVLLSVMDQPTGSSSSDENPATYTVDRTNIKAIILDMILGGYETTATSILWTFSELFRHPEVLKKLQKELENVVGTNRMVEETDLSKLDYLNMVIKETFRLHPVAPFLIPRESIADITINGYHIPKKSRILVNSWAIGRDPNSWTSNVDEFLPERFMDSNIELGGQDLRLIPFGSGRRGCPGMNLGLTINRLIVAQLVHCFDWKLPNGMLSSELDMSETFGLSLPRTNHLLAVPSSYRLLA; this is encoded by the coding sequence ATGCAGAAAATGTCTTCTGCAATTTTTGCTATCCTCTTACTTGTTCTTGGATTCCTATGGTTTTCCATATTTTCTCAATCCAAACAGGGAAGAAAACTCCCTCCCGGTCCCCGACCCTTGCCGGTGATCGGGAACCTACATGTGTTAGGCACCCTACCACATCGAAACCTGGCCAAATTAGCCAAGAAATATGGATCAATTATGTCAATAAGGCTCGGGTCTGTGCCAACCATCATTGTATCGTCCTCTGATGCAGCAGAGCTGTTCCTTAAGACATACGACACCGTTTTCGCTAGCCGGCCTAAGACTCAAGCTTCAATCTTCATGTCCTATAACAATACGGGTGTGGCGTTCGCGGAGTACGGTCCATATTGGCGCAATATTAGGAAACTGTGTACTGAGGAGCTGCTGAGTGTGCTGAAAGTTGAATCCATGGCACCATTGAGGGTGAAAGAGCTTGGATTTCTTGTTGAGCTGATTAAGGAATCTGTCGTGGCCGGGGAGGCTGTGGATTTGAGTGAAAAGATCGGAGAGTTGATCGAGAATTCCGCGTATAAGATGGTTTTTGGGAAGAACAATGACGATAAATTTGATATCAGATCATTAGTTTCAGAGGCATCACATTTGGCTGGAACTTTCAATGTATCAGATTATGTGCCCTTCCTAGAGCCATTTGATCTTCAGGGTCTGAAACGGCGTATGAAGGCGTATAGCAAGACGATGGACGATTTCATAGAGAAGATGCTAGAAGAGCATGAGAAGAATGCAAAACTAAATCAAGCACAAGATCATAGGGATTTCATTGATGTTCTGCTTTCAGTAATGGATCAACCGACGGGAAGTAGTTCGAGCGATGAAAATCCGGCGACATACACGGTTGATCGAACCAATATCAAAGCTATCATATTGGATATGATCTTAGGTGGATATGAAACTACAGCTACTTCAATTCTATGGACATTTTCAGAACTATTTAGGCATCCAGAAGTACTGAAAAAACTGCAAAAGGAGTTGGAAAACGTTGTTGGAACGAACAGAATGGTCGAGGAGACAGATTTGAGTAAAttagattacctaaacatggttATCAAGGAAACATTCAGACTACATCCAGTCGCGCCATTTCTAATTCCGCGGGAATCAATCGCGGATATTACAATCAACGGTTATCACATCCCAAAGAAATCACGAATCCTGGTGAACTCTTGGGCAATCGGGAGAGATCCTAATTCGTGGACGAGTAATGTTGATGAGTTCTTGCCGGAGAGGTTCATGGATAGCAACATTGAACTAGGAGGACAAGATCTTCGGCTTATACCGTTTGGTTCGGGGCGAAGAGGGTGCCCAGGAATGAACTTGGGTTTGACCATTAATAGACTAATTGTGGCACAACTTGTGCATTGCTTTGACTGGAAGCTCCCTAATGGCATGTTGAGTAGTGAATTGGATATGAGTGAAACTTTTGGTCTCTCCTTGCCTAGAACCAATCACTTGCTTGCCGTGCCGTCCTCCTACCGCCTACTAGCATGA
- the LOC119987179 gene encoding F-box/kelch-repeat protein At3g23880-like: MATVKNTDIPEDEVIDILTRLPVKSLMRFKSVCKPWGDLLRNPDFIRQHHLKQTHLSCSSNFRVLMKHGAQPADCFFSLSLSSARDAGEEVLTLEERVYDPVVLGPCNGLLCVYGYREKIVLWNPAIREFKTLPLSPIKRRSGTGSFGSLGFGFDCEANDYKILRFVTDYFADDGAGVPSCDQIEIYSQKNDSWREIPSLDVCPGGVPWFSQYHNGVYYWWADGINGGLILSFDFADEVFDKVPLPGVGVSWGDCLPQLAIFNGLLALIRYIRGGPETLVHIWVMSERGVKGSWVKQASIGLIPGVVRPLKFSRNGGFFLEDLEGQLSLYDPSSQQLKNLQLSGGEGLLQVINYVESLVPINDRREDEDEPSAHIRI; the protein is encoded by the coding sequence ATGGCCACTGTGAAGAACACCGATATCCCAGAAGATGAAGTGATTGATATTCTCACCAGGCTTCCAGTGAAGTCTCTGATGAGATTCAAGTCAGTTTGCAAACCTTGGGGTGATCTTCTCAGGAACCCAGATTTCATTAGGCAGCACCATCTCAAGCAAACCCATCTCAGCTGTAGCTCCAATTTCAGGGTCCTTATGAAGCATGGTGCTCAACCAGCGGactgtttcttctctctttctctttcttctgcCCGAGATGCTGGTGAAGAGGTGCTTACTCTCGAAGAGAGAGTCTATGACCCAGTCGTATTGGGTCCTTGTAATGGCTTACTCTGTGTTTATGGTTATCGGGAAAAGATTGTTTTGTGGAATCCTGCTATTAGAGAATTCAAGACTCTACCTTTGTCCCCAATTAAGCGTCGATCAGGTACAGGGTCATTTGGTAGTCTTGGGTTCGGGTTTGATTGCGAAGCCAATGACTACAAGATCCTTAGATTTGTTACTGATTACTTCGCTGATGATGGTGCGGGTGTACCTTCATGTGATCAAATTGAGATCTACTCTCAGAAAAATGATTCTTGGAGGGAGATTCCGTCTCTGGATGTGTGTCCTGGTGGTGTCCCTTGGTTTAGTCAGTACCATAATGGGGTTTATTACTGGTGGGCAGATGGGATTAATGGTGGATTGATCTTGTCCTTTGATTTTGCAGATGAAGTGTTTGATAAAGTGCCACTGCCGGGTGTTGGGGTTTCTTGGGGTGATTGCCTTCCACAGCTTGCAATCTTCAATGGATTGCTTGCTTTGATTCGTTACATTCGGGGGGGTCCTGAGACATTGGTTCATATATGGGTGATGAGCGAAAGAGGAGTGAAAGGATCTTGGGTCAAACAAGCGAGTATTGGACTGATACCTGGAGTTGTGAGGCCCTTAAAATTTTCGAGGAATGGTGGGTTTTTTTTGGAAGATTTGGAGGGCCAGCTGTCTCTGTATGATCCGAGCTCCCAACAGCTGAAAAATCTCCAACTCAGTGGGGGAGAGGGTTTATTACAAGTGATAAATTATGTGGAGAGTCTTGTTCCAATCAATGATAGACGTGAGGATGAGGATGAACCTTCTGCTCATATCAGAATCTGA
- the LOC119987181 gene encoding uncharacterized protein LOC119987181, translated as MQATVLCSGRGPLLVHSMATQKPLPSVKGTVGSKKNSTVVGTTQPIKLLTRVEELKLLSKAEKAGLLSAAEKFGLSLSTIEKLGVLSKAEEFGVLSAATDPGTPGALLSLSLGLLLLGPFFVYLVPEDYPWEMALQVVVSLLSVLGGSAAFAASNFVSNLQNSN; from the exons ATGCAGGCCACAGTACTCTGTAGCGGTAGAGGACCCCTTCTGGTTCATTCCATGGCTACCCAGAAACCCTTACCATCTGTTAAAGGAACTGTTGGCTCCAAAAAG AACTCAACTGTTGTAGGAACAACACAGCCAATAAAGCTACTTACAAGGGTGGAGGAACTGAAGCTATTAAGCAAAGCAGAGAAAGCTGGTTTGCTATCAGCAGCTGAGAAATTTGGGCTCTCTCTGTCAACAATAGAAAAACTGGGAGTTCTCTCAAAAGCTGAAGAATTTGGAGTCCTTTCTGCAGCTACTGACCCTGGAACTCCGGGGGCTTTGTTGAGTCTGAGCTTGGGATTACTGCTTTTGGGACCCTTTTTTGTTTATCTTGTACCTGAGGATTATCCTTGGGAGATGGCATTGCAGGTTGTTGTTTCTCTGCTATCTGTGCTTGGTGGATCAGCTGCCTTTGCTGCATCAAATTTTGTATCCAACTTGCAAAACTCAAACTGA
- the LOC119986491 gene encoding presenilin-like protein At2g29900 has protein sequence MAQNQRSKSIIDSLGEEIIRIIAPVSICMFMVVLMVCVLNTDSSDSASSSVPTIATIAYAETGNDSWWDKLKGALLNSLVFVAVITLATFLMVLLFYFRCTRFLKFYMGFSAFTVLGFMGGEILLFLLEDFRIPIDCITFLVVLFNFAAVGVLAVFMSKMAIFVTQSYLVVIGVLVAYWFTLLPEWTTWVLLVALALYDLAAVLLPVGPLRLLVELAISRDEEIPALVFEARPVVIEDSGPGGPATQRRVWRERRNIGNSSGNASIGSNSTTNVATFPAPGSNFAPGSVLSVSSDNNNNTRLISTEDTELSAPLIDHRITLQSNGLEDALSSESWSLERIGLGSAGAIKLGLGDFIFYSVLVGRAAMYDLMTVYACYLAIIAGLGVTLLLLALYEKALPALPVSIALGVLFYFLTRLVLEVFVVQCSLNLLMF, from the coding sequence ATGGCGCAAAACCAGAGATCCAAGAGTATTATTGATTCTCTTGGTGAAGAAATAATAAGAATCATAGCACCGGTCTCAATCTGTATGTTCATGGTGGTTCTTATGGTATGCGTTCTCAACACAGACTCTTCTGATTCAGCTTCATCATCAGTGCCCACAATAGCCACTATAGCCTATGCTGAGACCGGCAATGACTCCTGGTGGGACAAATTGAAAGGTGCTCTTTTGAATTCGCTTGTGTTTGTGGCTGTTATCACTCTTGCTACCTTCCTTATGGTGCTTCTGTTTTACTTCAGATGCACTAGGTTCTTGAAATTCTACATGGGTTTCTCTGCTTTTACTGTTTTGGGATTTATGGGTGGGGAAATTCTGCTATTTTTGCTCGAAGATTttaggataccaatagactgtATCACTTTTTTGGTGGTATTGTTCAATTTCGCCGCTGTGGGTGTTTTGGCAGTTTTCATGTCCAAAATGGCAATATTTGTGACTCAGAGCTATTTGGTTGTTATTGGGGTTCTGGTAGCTTATTGGTTTACTCTCTTACCTGAATGGACTACTTGGGTGCTATTGGTTGCCTTGGCATTATATGATCTTGCTGCAGTTTTGTTGCCTGTTGGGCCATTAAGGCTTTTGGTAGAGCTTGCAATATCAAGGGATGAAGAAATCCCTGCATTGGTTTTTGAAGCTCGGCCTGTGGTGATTGAGGATTCGGGTCCTGGTGGCCCTGCAACTCAAAGGAGAGTGTGGAGAGAAAGGAGAAATATTGGGAATTCGTCTGGGAATGCCAGTATTGGGTCTAACTCCACTACAAATGTCGCCACCTTTCCTGCACCGGGTTCAAATTTTGCTCCTGGTTCAGTTTTATCAGTTAGTAgtgataataataacaatacaaGGCTCATAAGTACTGAAGATACTGAACTTTCTGCACCGTTGATTGATCATAGGATTACTTTGCAATCGAATGGCCTGGAAGATGCACTGTCTAGTGAGAGTTGGTCACTAGAGCGTATTGGCTTGGGATCAGCTGGCGCTATCAAACTGGGACTGGGTGACTTCATCTTTTACAGTGTATTAGTTGGCAGGGCAGCTATGTATGATCTTATGACAGTTTATGCATGCTATCTTGCTATTATAGCAGGGCTGGGAGTTACATTGCTGCTGTTGGCACTCTATGAAAAGGCATTGCCTGCTCTTCCTGTTTCAATTGCTCTAGGCGTGTTGTTCTATTTCCTGACTCGCCTTGTGCTTGAAGTTTTTGTTGTTCAATGTTCTTTGAACCTTCTGATgttttag